Proteins from one Zalophus californianus isolate mZalCal1 chromosome Y, mZalCal1.pri.v2, whole genome shotgun sequence genomic window:
- the LOC118356627 gene encoding heat shock transcription factor, Y-linked-like, whose product MAHVSSEIHDSPKVGSTGSAASISAPLCDHTFTGDVDLRSMIEENALQALSGGSLIKRPRYTFCVSEPDEDNDFLSLTFPRKLWKIVESDQFKSIWWDEKGTSIVIDEELFKKEVLERKVPFRIFETGSMRSLVRQLNLYGFSKMRQSFQRSASLADFLAEEKEVSVLSKLQYYHNPYFKRGCPHLLVRMKRRVGIKNASTVSLVQGFNKKPCRAVDNVERPNSGFVAETSGERVCSNSTNVNVPLIRKLSPSQRIATTTAPMRSDFSPASAMSVRPPGQIGMEPHATLNELTTFHMHSHSSYTQANGHIVNFVTTTTSTSQYRIISPLQSSYFGMRVEPSTFPTRYADLSASEARFSNLQPAGNPWCTMPMIGDTSAASLSRTTRQPSPSYAHHPNYN is encoded by the exons ATGGCACATGTTTCTTCAGAAATTCATGATTCTCCTAAAGTTGGATCGACTGGTTCCGCAGCCTCCATTAGCGCTCCTTTGTGTGATCACACATTCACTGGAGATGTGGACCTGAGGTCTATGATTGAAGAAAATGCTTTGCAGGCCTTGTCAGGAGGATCCTTGATAAAAAGACCACGTTACACATTCTGTGTCTCTGAACCAGATGAGgataatgattttctttctctgacctttcccaggaaactttggaaaatagttgaaAGTGATCAATTCAAGTCAATTTGGTGGGATGAGAAGGGAACTTCTATAGTGATTGATGAGGAACTCTTCAAGAAAGAAGTGTTGGAGAGAAAGGTTCCCTTCAGGATATTTGAAACTGGAAGTATGAGGAGTTTAGTTCGCCAGCTTAATCTTTATGGATTTAGTAAAATGCGACAGAGTTTTCAAAGATCTGCTTCTCTGGCTGACTTTCtagcagaggaaaaagaagttTCTGTTTTAAGCAAG TTACAGTACTATCATAATCCATATTTTAAACGAGGCTGCCCCCATCTTTtagtaagaatgaaaagaagagtTGGGATTAAAAATGCTTCTACAGTTTCATTAGTTCAAGGTTTCAACAAGAAACCCTGCAGAGCAGTGGATAATGTGGAGAGACCTAATTCTGGTTTTGTTGCTGAAACTAGCGGAGAAAGGGTATGTTCAAACTCCACCAACGTAAATGTGCCTCTAATAAGGAAGCTTTCTCCCAGCCAGAGAATTGCTACTACAACGGCCCCTATGAGAAGTGATTTTTCTCCTGCATCAGCAATGTCGGTTAGACCACCGGGACAAATTGGAATGGAGCCACATGCTACTTTAAACGAGTTGACCACTTTCCACATGCACTCACATAGCAGCTACACTCAAGCAAATGGCCACATTGTGAACTTTGTTACAACTACAACTTCTACATCTCAGTACCGTATCATATCTCCCTTACAGAGCAGTTATTTTGgtatgagggtggagccttccaCTTTTCCAACTAGATATGCAGATTTGTCAGCCAGTGAGGCTCGTTTTTCTAACCTGCAACCGGCCGGCAACCCATGGTGCACAATGCCAATGATAGGTGATACTTCTGCTGCCTCACTTTCAAGGACAACTCGTCAACCCTCTCCATCGTATGCACATCATCCTAATTACAACTGA